The following proteins are encoded in a genomic region of Burkholderia gladioli:
- a CDS encoding lysylphosphatidylglycerol synthase domain-containing protein has product MKSIGAVAAALGLAIAVWLICRDRPEAILALLREAGGGLLIAAAAHGLPMLANAADWRLLLRPTRRPPLVTMLKLVLIRESINGLLPVARIGGEVVSFRLLRGLRIGPSAAIASLVVDMQLTLISQVVFALLACAWLLHGNGAGSGDTFRQILAGLALAVPVLALFAAVQHARPFRRLAGMLNRVTSGGFVERIGASAARIDLAVMLLWRNTGMVLRYLLIWQTLQFMGFSLEIWLALHALGAQAGFVDAMAIEALIQFLSSMAFLVPAGIGIQEGGFVVIGGLFGLDPALCLALAGARRLRDLLFYLPGLAVWQLTEWRARRARVAEASRPA; this is encoded by the coding sequence ATGAAATCGATCGGCGCCGTTGCCGCGGCCCTGGGGCTCGCCATCGCCGTCTGGCTGATCTGCCGCGACCGGCCCGAGGCGATCCTGGCCTTGTTGCGCGAGGCCGGCGGCGGCCTGCTGATCGCCGCGGCCGCGCATGGCCTGCCGATGCTCGCCAACGCCGCCGACTGGCGCCTGCTGCTGCGTCCCACGCGCCGCCCGCCGCTCGTCACCATGCTGAAACTGGTGCTGATCCGCGAATCGATCAACGGGCTGCTGCCGGTGGCGCGAATCGGCGGCGAGGTGGTGTCGTTCCGGCTGCTGCGCGGGCTGCGGATCGGCCCGAGCGCCGCCATCGCCAGCCTGGTGGTGGACATGCAACTCACCCTGATCAGCCAGGTGGTATTCGCCCTGCTCGCCTGCGCCTGGCTGCTGCACGGCAACGGCGCGGGCAGCGGCGACACGTTCCGGCAGATCCTCGCCGGGCTGGCCCTCGCGGTGCCGGTGCTGGCCCTGTTCGCGGCCGTGCAGCACGCGCGGCCCTTCCGGCGCCTGGCGGGCATGCTCAATCGCGTCACCAGCGGCGGCTTCGTCGAGCGCATCGGCGCCTCGGCCGCGCGCATCGATCTCGCCGTGATGCTGCTGTGGCGCAATACCGGCATGGTGCTGCGCTACCTGCTGATCTGGCAGACCCTGCAATTCATGGGGTTTTCGCTGGAGATCTGGCTCGCCCTGCATGCGCTCGGCGCCCAGGCCGGCTTCGTCGACGCGATGGCGATCGAGGCGCTGATCCAGTTCCTCAGCAGCATGGCCTTCCTGGTGCCGGCCGGGATCGGCATCCAGGAAGGCGGCTTCGTGGTGATCGGCGGCCTGTTCGGCCTCGATCCCGCCCTGTGCCTCGCGCTGGCCGGCGCGCGACGCCTGCGCGACCTGCTGTTCTACCTGCCGGGACTGGCGGTCTGGCAGCTCACGGAATGGCGCGCGCGCCGGGCCCGGGTCGCCGAGGCCTCGCGCCCGGCCTGA
- a CDS encoding TerB family tellurite resistance protein has translation MRSYPRNSPQAAARIVALVLIADGHIDRREEQVIETLGIARKLGLGTAEFERIVQALCEDQALGQASSGTLSAVLDPASLKPLLAEIDDPKLRKRTIEQCLAVASADRHLADAEIVVLAAILDAWTPRPH, from the coding sequence ATGAGAAGCTATCCCCGCAACAGCCCCCAGGCGGCAGCCCGCATCGTGGCGCTGGTGCTGATAGCGGACGGTCATATCGATCGTCGCGAGGAACAGGTGATCGAGACGCTGGGCATTGCCCGCAAGCTCGGGCTCGGCACGGCCGAATTCGAGCGCATCGTGCAGGCCTTGTGCGAGGACCAGGCGCTCGGCCAGGCTTCGTCCGGCACCCTCTCGGCCGTTCTCGACCCGGCCTCGCTCAAGCCGCTGCTCGCTGAGATCGACGATCCCAAGCTGCGCAAGCGGACCATCGAGCAGTGCCTGGCGGTGGCCTCGGCCGATCGACACCTGGCGGATGCCGAGATCGTGGTGCTGGCGGCGATCCTCGACGCCTGGACGCCGCGCCCGCATTGA
- a CDS encoding autoinducer binding domain-containing protein codes for MAENTFRIGADSFTYRLREQDGGTLVERDMLMSGAGGSEFRVTQAICAGGAPLLDFLRADPHAAAIEHVVGPRIADIALDMSEQADAAAAPSVPDALSAIGEIAYLPDEARLARQAWRIIQALKASTAFYFLVDTDDEGEIRAYRIIILSPAFGKAMQTYVHRRWYSTDPFLIHARKTQRVCFSSDVGLIENLGGSWREMAEFARENGMKSWLAAPAHEPRSRRFGVLYVANDTLPSQEGEAPLRGNVALFRTLSREIFEWYESRARSDKIIELGLSSQELRVLSGLSRQFPLELIADTLEIGNTVLRDRLLPAIRAKFSVSRIGEAVREAEKHNLLMAIGERKVAYIVYSETYGIFLREEYGAQFWSQLNPSGIDRAQIFKDPEAARHYFQPRGGSAAYVMRRVDVHHTASVATRQECLAAGLPGWEPGHLSSEGPSDDSGTWGALDASHLNRQ; via the coding sequence ATGGCTGAAAACACGTTCAGGATCGGCGCCGATTCCTTTACCTATCGCTTACGCGAACAGGACGGCGGGACCCTCGTCGAACGGGACATGCTGATGTCGGGCGCGGGTGGCAGCGAATTCCGCGTAACCCAGGCGATCTGCGCCGGCGGTGCGCCCTTGCTCGACTTCCTGCGCGCCGATCCGCATGCCGCCGCCATCGAGCACGTGGTGGGGCCGCGCATCGCCGACATCGCGCTCGACATGTCGGAGCAGGCCGACGCGGCAGCCGCCCCGAGCGTGCCGGACGCGCTGTCGGCGATCGGCGAGATCGCCTACCTGCCCGACGAGGCCCGGCTCGCCAGGCAGGCCTGGCGCATCATCCAGGCGCTGAAGGCAAGCACCGCGTTCTACTTCCTGGTCGACACCGACGACGAAGGCGAAATCCGCGCGTATCGAATCATCATCCTCTCGCCGGCTTTCGGAAAGGCCATGCAGACCTACGTGCATCGCCGCTGGTATTCGACCGATCCCTTCCTGATCCACGCGCGGAAAACCCAGCGCGTGTGCTTTTCCTCCGATGTCGGCCTGATCGAGAACCTCGGCGGCAGTTGGCGCGAAATGGCCGAGTTCGCGCGCGAGAACGGCATGAAGAGCTGGCTGGCCGCGCCGGCCCACGAACCGCGCTCGCGACGCTTCGGCGTGCTCTACGTGGCCAACGACACGCTGCCCTCGCAGGAGGGCGAGGCACCGCTGCGCGGGAACGTCGCCCTGTTCCGCACGCTCTCGCGCGAGATCTTCGAGTGGTATGAAAGCCGCGCGCGATCGGACAAGATCATCGAACTGGGGCTGAGCTCGCAGGAGCTGCGCGTGCTCAGCGGCCTGTCGCGGCAATTCCCGCTCGAGCTGATCGCCGACACGCTCGAGATCGGCAACACGGTGCTGCGCGACCGGCTGCTGCCCGCGATCCGCGCGAAATTCTCGGTCTCGCGGATCGGCGAGGCCGTGCGCGAAGCCGAGAAGCACAACCTGCTGATGGCGATCGGCGAGCGCAAGGTGGCCTACATCGTCTATAGCGAGACCTACGGCATCTTCCTGCGCGAGGAATACGGCGCGCAATTCTGGTCGCAACTGAACCCGTCGGGCATCGACCGCGCGCAGATCTTCAAGGATCCCGAGGCGGCCCGCCATTATTTCCAGCCGCGCGGCGGCTCCGCGGCCTACGTGATGCGGCGCGTGGACGTGCATCACACCGCCAGCGTGGCCACGCGCCAGGAATGCCTGGCGGCGGGCCTGCCGGGCTGGGAGCCCGGGCACCTGTCGAGCGAGGGGCCCAGCGACGATTCCGGCACCTGGGGCGCGCTCGATGCCTCGCACCTGAATCGTCAATAA
- a CDS encoding glycosyl hydrolase family 28-related protein yields MKTRLIPVASAVMAWAALGTTTAIAATPGDSPGAPAAAVAQPANSLNVADYGAIGDGRSDCTQAMQNAFNTAASQHRTAYIPAGTYLHSAVLTLGGVTVTGAGAQTILVASNPDQEALQLTGSATLSNLVTSTRAPNRSSQPLAAAIDVTGANNRVEHVTTLGAASNGIRLDGASGAQIVRNLVEGSNADGIALMNGSLNDTVDSNEVYQAGDDSYSDDSYTFDSRQDSGNLFTHDYALANAYGRGFALMGATGDTIRNSVTDGSQWMGIVAGTDSNSRTMNGSNDTIADNLILNAKGDAVAVMSAGGGLSQGGAGMRISGNVTSGSAASVLGFTPATNLVDRSTISNYQPGTGDGSHNGGG; encoded by the coding sequence ATGAAAACCAGGCTGATTCCCGTCGCCTCGGCCGTGATGGCCTGGGCGGCACTCGGCACGACCACGGCGATCGCGGCGACGCCGGGCGATTCGCCCGGCGCACCGGCCGCCGCCGTGGCGCAGCCCGCGAATTCGCTCAATGTCGCCGATTACGGCGCGATCGGCGACGGCAGGAGCGACTGCACGCAGGCCATGCAGAACGCCTTCAACACGGCGGCCTCGCAGCACCGCACGGCCTATATTCCGGCCGGCACCTACCTGCACAGCGCGGTCCTCACGCTCGGCGGCGTGACGGTGACGGGCGCCGGCGCCCAGACCATCCTGGTGGCGAGCAATCCGGACCAGGAGGCGCTTCAGCTCACCGGCAGCGCGACGCTCTCCAATCTCGTGACTTCCACGCGCGCGCCCAACCGCAGTTCGCAGCCGCTGGCCGCGGCGATCGACGTGACCGGCGCGAACAACCGGGTCGAGCACGTCACCACGCTCGGCGCGGCCTCGAACGGCATCCGCCTGGACGGCGCGAGCGGCGCGCAGATCGTCAGGAACCTGGTGGAAGGCAGCAATGCCGACGGCATCGCGCTGATGAACGGCTCGCTGAACGACACGGTCGACAGCAACGAGGTCTACCAGGCCGGCGACGATTCCTACTCGGACGACTCCTACACCTTCGACAGCCGGCAGGATTCCGGCAATCTGTTCACTCATGACTACGCGCTGGCGAATGCCTATGGGCGGGGTTTCGCGCTGATGGGCGCGACCGGCGACACGATCCGGAACTCGGTGACGGACGGCTCGCAATGGATGGGCATCGTGGCCGGCACCGATTCGAACAGCCGTACCATGAACGGTTCGAACGACACGATCGCCGACAACCTGATCCTCAATGCCAAGGGCGACGCCGTCGCGGTGATGAGTGCCGGCGGCGGGCTGAGCCAGGGCGGCGCCGGAATGCGGATCTCGGGCAACGTCACGAGCGGCTCGGCGGCGTCGGTGCTCGGGTTCACGCCGGCCACCAACCTGGTCGACCGCAGCACGATCAGCAATTACCAGCCCGGCACCGGCGACGGTTCGCACAACGGCGGCGGCTGA
- a CDS encoding carbohydrate-binding protein encodes MKRKSLAFPALVLNAAAALLLSTAAPHAAMAAAAWAPDTFYAAGTIVTYNGSDYQALVNQTDYTGTGWNPTVASLWTPVSGSGTGPGNGGGTDPGNGNGGGSGLGTGSPTGTAAGFIYGPYKDTSISLNWNTNTISTNVTGSLKPIASALPTGTHTLTLAFANGECGSENWGGVAGNTLASVNVPLLSAANVNYILSTGGAAGVFTCGTDAGMTTFINRYASKNLVGIDFDIEGGQSQAVINSLVQRAANAQQQFPNLRFSFTLQTVAPAPNGATQATSWGASAPDSFNVLGDWVMQAIKSSNLKNYTIDLMTMDYGSALPGNCVLVGGACQMGQSAIQAAMNLHDHWGVPYSQIEITPMIGGNDSAGESFTLSDADAVSAFVIKNGLAGLHFWSFDRDADCAPGTASPTCNTIGGVGTLGYSLRFAKDLGQ; translated from the coding sequence ATGAAGAGAAAGAGTCTGGCATTCCCGGCCCTGGTGCTGAACGCGGCGGCGGCCCTGCTGCTGTCGACGGCGGCCCCGCACGCGGCGATGGCCGCCGCGGCCTGGGCGCCGGATACCTTCTACGCCGCCGGCACCATCGTGACCTACAACGGCAGCGACTACCAGGCGCTCGTCAACCAGACGGACTACACCGGCACCGGCTGGAACCCGACCGTGGCCTCGCTGTGGACGCCGGTCTCGGGCTCCGGCACCGGCCCGGGCAACGGGGGCGGCACGGATCCCGGCAACGGCAACGGCGGCGGCAGCGGGCTGGGAACGGGCTCGCCCACCGGCACGGCGGCCGGCTTCATCTACGGCCCGTACAAGGACACCTCGATCTCGCTGAACTGGAACACCAACACCATCTCCACCAACGTGACCGGCTCGCTCAAGCCGATCGCCTCGGCGCTGCCGACGGGCACCCACACGCTCACGCTGGCTTTCGCCAACGGTGAATGCGGCAGCGAGAACTGGGGCGGCGTGGCCGGCAATACGCTGGCTTCCGTCAACGTGCCGCTGCTGTCGGCCGCCAACGTCAACTACATCCTGTCGACCGGCGGCGCGGCGGGCGTCTTCACCTGCGGCACCGACGCGGGCATGACGACGTTCATCAACCGCTATGCGTCCAAGAACCTGGTCGGCATCGATTTCGATATCGAAGGGGGCCAGTCGCAGGCCGTGATCAACAGCCTGGTGCAGCGTGCCGCCAACGCCCAGCAGCAGTTCCCGAATCTGCGCTTCAGCTTCACGCTGCAGACCGTGGCCCCGGCACCGAACGGCGCCACCCAGGCCACGTCCTGGGGCGCCAGCGCGCCGGACAGCTTCAACGTGCTCGGCGACTGGGTGATGCAGGCGATCAAGAGCTCGAACCTGAAGAACTACACCATCGACCTGATGACGATGGATTACGGCTCGGCCCTGCCGGGCAATTGCGTGCTGGTGGGCGGCGCTTGCCAGATGGGGCAGTCGGCCATCCAGGCGGCCATGAACCTGCATGATCACTGGGGCGTGCCGTACAGCCAGATCGAGATCACGCCGATGATCGGCGGCAACGATTCGGCCGGCGAGAGCTTCACGCTCTCCGATGCCGACGCGGTGTCGGCCTTCGTGATCAAGAACGGCCTGGCCGGCCTGCATTTCTGGTCCTTCGACCGCGATGCCGATTGCGCGCCGGGTACCGCCTCGCCGACCTGCAACACCATCGGCGGCGTCGGCACGCTCGGCTACAGCCTGCGCTTCGCCAAGGATCTCGGGCAGTAA
- a CDS encoding efflux RND transporter permease subunit, translating to MPRFFIDRPVFAWVIPILICLIGTISLLKMGIDSYPDIAPPQVTVTATYPGANAATLESTVTQVIEQQLTGIDNLLYFSSASNGNGQATITLSFATGTNADIAEVQVQNKVALAEPLLPTEVTQQGLQVAKASPDILMFLSLQSSNPDIDAARLSDVIASQIQPVIARINGVGNTFMLGAEYAMRIWLDPDKLQAYGLSTTQVQNAVSAQNAQFATGSVGADPAVKGQTFTATVSGDTLFSSLQQFRDIILLSKNDGTVVRLGDVARITFGAQSYGTSAIYQGKPAGGLGIYLLPGANALAVAKAVKAEMAVLAKDLPNGVTWDVPYDTTPFITASILDVVKTLVEAIVLVFFVMLIFLQNIRATIIPTLVIPVALLGTFIGLSALHFSINQLTLFGMVLAIGIVVDDAIVVIENVERIMREEGLDPRAATRKAMGQITGAIIAITVVLAAVFVPSALQPGATGIIYAQFALTIAVSMAFSAFLAMSFTPSLCATILKHDRHGEPNLVFRRFESGFNRLSETYIGQVARAVRHVPRWMVAFVTVSVLAGFLYTRLPTSFVPDEDQGFVLALVNLPPGSTLQNTDRVMKEVRERLKHSAIGKDIDDVFGIEGFSFVGSSENVGMAFIKLTDWGQRSETAMQLIPKANGILHGINDAQIFVVNLPTIRGLSQFGGVDMYLQARAGQSRAQLGQAEGMLLGAAAKSAVLYGIRPNSLPEAPQLKLSVDRVQAESMGLSLSDVYNTIQMELAPFYVNQFTYAGRVKRVYLEADAPFRMSLDALGHFYTPTNASASTTSGGTASASASSSGTVSTSTAPVDPSSSNAAISPYNMVPLSSVIHSVWSVGPQALPRYNGYSAVEIVGNAASGYSTGQAMQALQQIVDKSLPPGFAADWTGQSYQEIIAGDSATQLMLLSVVVVFLCLAALYESWSVPVSVLLVVPLGLLGMLSFCLLTNTPNDIYFKIGMVTVIGLAAKNAILIVEFAIEGQAEGLTLYDAVLRAAKLRLRPILMTSMAFILGVLPLVLSSGAGSTSRHEIGIGVIGGMLFATALGVLLIPVFYVAVRRMLGDKLDEVTHKLRRPDPADGAEARS from the coding sequence ATGCCGCGCTTCTTTATCGATCGTCCCGTGTTCGCCTGGGTGATCCCGATCCTGATCTGCCTGATCGGCACCATCTCGCTGCTGAAGATGGGTATCGACTCCTATCCCGACATCGCGCCGCCACAGGTGACGGTGACCGCCACCTATCCCGGCGCGAACGCCGCCACGCTCGAATCCACCGTCACCCAGGTGATCGAGCAGCAGCTCACCGGCATCGACAACCTGCTGTATTTCAGCTCGGCGTCGAACGGCAACGGCCAGGCCACCATCACGCTGAGCTTCGCCACCGGCACCAATGCCGACATCGCCGAGGTGCAGGTGCAGAACAAGGTCGCGCTCGCCGAGCCGCTGCTGCCCACCGAGGTGACGCAGCAGGGCCTGCAGGTCGCCAAGGCGAGCCCGGACATCCTGATGTTCCTGAGCCTGCAATCGAGCAACCCCGACATCGACGCGGCCCGCCTGAGCGACGTGATCGCCTCGCAGATCCAGCCGGTGATCGCGCGTATCAACGGGGTGGGCAATACCTTCATGCTCGGCGCCGAGTACGCGATGCGCATCTGGCTCGACCCGGACAAGCTGCAGGCCTATGGGCTGTCGACCACCCAGGTGCAGAACGCGGTCAGCGCGCAGAACGCGCAGTTCGCGACCGGTTCGGTGGGCGCCGACCCGGCCGTCAAGGGGCAGACGTTCACGGCGACGGTGTCGGGCGACACGCTGTTCTCCTCGCTGCAGCAGTTCCGCGACATCATCCTGCTGTCGAAGAACGACGGCACGGTGGTGCGCCTGGGCGACGTGGCGCGCATCACCTTCGGCGCGCAGAGCTACGGCACCTCGGCCATCTACCAGGGCAAGCCGGCGGGCGGCCTGGGCATCTACCTGCTGCCCGGCGCCAACGCGCTGGCGGTGGCCAAGGCGGTCAAGGCCGAGATGGCGGTGCTCGCCAAGGACCTGCCCAACGGCGTCACCTGGGACGTGCCCTACGACACCACGCCCTTCATCACGGCCTCGATCCTCGACGTGGTCAAGACCCTGGTGGAAGCGATCGTGCTGGTGTTCTTCGTGATGCTGATCTTCCTGCAGAACATCCGCGCCACCATCATCCCGACCCTGGTGATCCCGGTGGCGCTGCTGGGCACCTTCATCGGCCTGTCGGCCCTGCACTTCTCGATCAACCAGCTGACCCTGTTCGGCATGGTGCTGGCGATCGGCATCGTGGTGGACGACGCGATCGTGGTGATCGAGAACGTCGAGCGCATCATGCGCGAGGAGGGGCTGGACCCACGCGCGGCCACCCGCAAGGCGATGGGGCAGATCACCGGCGCCATCATCGCGATCACCGTGGTGCTGGCCGCGGTGTTCGTGCCCTCGGCCCTGCAACCGGGCGCCACCGGCATCATCTACGCGCAGTTCGCGCTGACCATCGCCGTGTCGATGGCCTTCTCGGCCTTTCTCGCGATGTCGTTCACGCCCTCGCTGTGCGCCACCATCCTGAAGCATGACCGGCACGGCGAGCCGAACCTCGTGTTCCGCCGCTTCGAGTCGGGCTTCAACCGGCTCAGCGAGACCTACATCGGCCAGGTGGCGCGCGCGGTGCGCCATGTGCCGCGCTGGATGGTGGCCTTCGTGACCGTCAGCGTGCTGGCCGGCTTCCTCTACACGCGGCTGCCGACCTCGTTCGTGCCCGACGAGGACCAGGGTTTCGTGCTCGCGCTGGTCAACCTGCCGCCCGGCTCGACGCTGCAGAACACCGACCGGGTCATGAAGGAGGTGCGCGAGCGGCTGAAGCACAGCGCGATCGGCAAGGATATCGACGACGTGTTCGGCATCGAGGGCTTCAGCTTCGTCGGCAGCAGCGAGAACGTCGGCATGGCCTTCATCAAGCTCACCGACTGGGGCCAGCGCTCGGAGACGGCCATGCAACTGATCCCGAAGGCGAACGGGATCCTGCACGGCATCAACGACGCGCAGATCTTCGTGGTGAACCTGCCGACCATCCGCGGCCTGAGCCAGTTCGGCGGCGTCGACATGTACCTGCAGGCGCGCGCCGGACAATCCCGCGCGCAGCTCGGGCAGGCCGAGGGCATGCTGCTCGGCGCGGCCGCGAAGAGCGCGGTGCTGTACGGCATCCGGCCGAACTCGCTGCCCGAGGCGCCGCAGCTCAAGCTCTCGGTGGATCGCGTGCAGGCCGAATCGATGGGGCTGTCGCTGTCCGACGTCTACAACACCATCCAGATGGAGCTGGCGCCGTTCTACGTGAACCAGTTCACCTACGCGGGCCGCGTCAAGCGCGTCTACCTGGAGGCGGATGCGCCGTTCCGCATGAGCCTCGATGCGCTGGGCCACTTCTACACGCCGACCAATGCGAGCGCCTCCACCACGAGCGGCGGCACCGCCTCGGCCTCGGCCTCGAGTTCGGGCACGGTCAGCACCTCCACCGCGCCGGTCGATCCGTCTTCCAGCAACGCGGCGATCAGCCCGTACAACATGGTGCCGCTGTCGAGCGTGATCCACTCGGTCTGGAGCGTCGGCCCGCAGGCGCTGCCGCGCTACAACGGCTATTCCGCGGTCGAGATCGTCGGCAACGCCGCATCGGGCTATTCGACCGGCCAGGCCATGCAGGCGCTGCAGCAGATCGTGGACAAATCCCTGCCGCCGGGATTCGCGGCCGACTGGACCGGGCAGTCGTACCAGGAGATCATCGCCGGCGATTCGGCCACGCAGTTGATGCTGCTGTCGGTGGTGGTGGTGTTCCTGTGCCTGGCGGCGCTCTACGAGAGTTGGTCGGTGCCGGTCTCGGTGCTGCTGGTGGTGCCGCTCGGCCTGCTGGGGATGCTCTCGTTCTGCCTGCTGACGAATACGCCGAACGACATCTACTTCAAGATCGGCATGGTCACGGTGATCGGGCTGGCCGCGAAGAACGCGATCCTGATCGTGGAGTTCGCGATCGAGGGGCAGGCCGAGGGCCTGACGCTGTACGACGCGGTGCTGCGCGCGGCGAAACTGCGGCTGCGGCCGATCCTGATGACTTCGATGGCCTTCATCCTCGGCGTGCTGCCTCTGGTGCTGTCCAGCGGGGCGGGCTCGACCTCGCGGCACGAGATCGGCATCGGCGTGATCGGCGGGATGCTGTTCGCCACGGCGCTGGGCGTGCTGCTGATCCCGGTGTTCTACGTGGCGGTGCGCCGGATGCTGGGCGACAAGCTCGACGAGGTGACCCACAAGCTGCGCCGGCCGGACCCGGCGGATGGGGCCGAGGCTCGTTCCTGA
- a CDS encoding efflux RND transporter periplasmic adaptor subunit codes for MNRSFLGASLLSTGLLALAGCGKSGPPPAPPPVVTTVTAQPRDVPLTRDLVGRLSAYYSANVTARVSGVLLKRSYAEGSEVKAGQTLFEIDPSYYKTVLDNSLATLAEDQATYVNDRITAERDHQLLPVGSVSQQTVDNADAAERSAAAKVQADRASVESARVNLGYTKVTSPITGIAGEQQVTAGTVVGSGVSDAGASGTLLATVQQIDPLYVNFTLSAADLVTLRQAQGAGHVALAGQADTAVSVTLPNGSTYEQAGALDFSDAQVNATTGAVNLRARIPNPQHQLLPGMFVTLKADFGRRNGVFLIPQQAIQRDVVGAYAMVVAGGKAQRRNVEASASYGNDWIVTSGLAAGDEVIVTGLQGAREGVTVKAGPWQAPAAAQGAASAPHAGQAS; via the coding sequence ATGAATCGATCTTTCCTGGGTGCATCGCTGCTGTCCACGGGTTTGCTGGCGCTGGCCGGATGCGGCAAGAGCGGGCCGCCGCCCGCGCCGCCGCCGGTGGTGACCACCGTCACGGCGCAGCCGCGGGACGTGCCCTTGACGCGCGACCTGGTGGGCCGCCTGTCGGCCTATTACAGCGCGAACGTGACGGCCCGCGTGTCGGGCGTGCTGCTCAAGCGCAGCTATGCCGAGGGCAGCGAGGTGAAGGCCGGGCAGACGCTGTTCGAGATCGACCCGAGCTACTACAAGACCGTGCTCGACAACAGCCTCGCCACGCTGGCCGAGGACCAGGCGACCTACGTCAACGATCGCATCACGGCCGAGCGCGACCATCAGTTGCTGCCGGTCGGATCGGTGTCGCAACAGACCGTCGACAACGCCGATGCGGCCGAGCGCAGCGCGGCCGCCAAGGTGCAGGCCGACCGGGCCTCGGTGGAAAGCGCCCGCGTGAACCTGGGCTACACCAAGGTCACCTCGCCGATCACCGGCATCGCGGGCGAGCAGCAGGTGACCGCCGGCACCGTGGTGGGCAGCGGCGTGTCCGACGCCGGCGCGAGCGGCACGCTGCTGGCCACCGTGCAGCAGATCGATCCGCTCTACGTCAACTTCACCCTCAGCGCGGCCGACCTGGTGACGCTGCGCCAGGCGCAGGGCGCGGGCCATGTCGCGCTCGCGGGACAGGCCGACACCGCCGTCAGCGTCACGCTGCCGAACGGCAGCACCTACGAGCAGGCGGGCGCGCTCGACTTCTCCGATGCCCAGGTGAACGCGACCACCGGCGCGGTCAACCTGCGCGCACGCATCCCGAACCCGCAGCACCAGTTGCTGCCCGGCATGTTCGTCACCCTGAAGGCCGACTTCGGCCGGCGCAACGGCGTGTTCCTGATCCCGCAGCAGGCGATCCAGCGCGACGTGGTGGGTGCCTATGCGATGGTGGTGGCCGGCGGCAAGGCGCAGCGCCGCAACGTGGAGGCGAGCGCCAGCTATGGCAACGACTGGATCGTCACCAGCGGGCTGGCCGCCGGCGACGAGGTGATCGTCACCGGGCTGCAGGGCGCGCGCGAGGGCGTGACCGTCAAGGCCGGCCCCTGGCAGGCGCCGGCCGCGGCCCAGGGCGCCGCATCCGCGCCGCACGCCGGCCAGGCATCCTGA